From the Oleiharenicola lentus genome, one window contains:
- a CDS encoding phosphatidate cytidylyltransferase: protein MQLDQQLIWILGGIIGLLALSSTITFFLKRRPGGPNKVVANLDARVKAWWAMVAVFGVALATGGLGSVILFGLLSFFALREFITLTPTRAGDHRTLFWAFFIITPLQYYLVAMEWYGLFSILIPVYAFIFVPTRSALAGDSEHFLERTAKIQWALMVCVYCVSHVPALLTLKIKGYEGQNAKLLLFFVIVVQISDVLQYVWGKLLGKRAIVPTISPNKTVEGFWGGILSATAVGAGLWWATPFTWWQAALFAFLLTLMGFFGGLVMSAIKRDRGVKDYGTMIEGHGGVMDRIDSLCFAAPVFFHLVRYIFT, encoded by the coding sequence ATGCAACTCGACCAACAGCTCATCTGGATTCTGGGCGGCATCATCGGTCTGCTGGCCCTGTCGTCCACCATCACCTTTTTCCTGAAACGCCGGCCGGGCGGGCCCAACAAGGTGGTCGCCAACCTCGACGCCCGGGTGAAGGCGTGGTGGGCCATGGTCGCCGTGTTCGGCGTGGCCCTGGCCACGGGCGGACTGGGCTCCGTGATCCTGTTCGGCCTGTTATCGTTCTTTGCCCTGCGCGAATTCATCACGCTTACCCCGACCCGGGCGGGCGACCACCGCACCCTATTCTGGGCGTTCTTCATCATCACGCCGCTCCAATACTACCTCGTGGCGATGGAGTGGTATGGGCTCTTCTCGATCTTGATTCCCGTTTACGCTTTCATCTTCGTGCCCACGCGGAGCGCGCTGGCGGGCGACAGCGAACACTTCCTCGAACGCACGGCCAAGATCCAGTGGGCGCTCATGGTCTGCGTCTATTGTGTCAGCCATGTGCCCGCGCTCCTGACGCTTAAGATCAAGGGCTACGAGGGCCAGAACGCCAAGCTGCTGCTCTTCTTCGTGATCGTCGTGCAGATCAGCGACGTCCTGCAATACGTCTGGGGAAAACTGCTGGGAAAACGCGCCATCGTGCCGACCATCAGCCCCAACAAGACCGTGGAAGGCTTCTGGGGCGGCATCCTGTCCGCCACGGCGGTCGGCGCAGGGTTGTGGTGGGCCACGCCGTTCACCTGGTGGCAGGCGGCGCTGTTCGCGTTTCTGCTCACGCTCATGGGCTTCTTCGGCGGTCTCGTGATGTCCGCCATCAAACGGGACCGCGGCGTGAAGGACTACGGCACGATGATCGAGGGCCACGGCGGCGTGATGGACCGCATCGACTCGCTCTGCTTCGCCGCGCCGGTGTTCTTCCACCTCGTCCGCTACATTTTCACCTGA
- a CDS encoding lysophospholipid acyltransferase family protein, translating to MKDFVAWLVRVVCGVRLLPAEALPAGPAIFFANHSSHLDFVAIWAALPATVRARTRPVAGRDYWEKTKLRRRIAEGFFNAVLIERQRVTVANNPLAAMTAALAAGDSLIVFPEGTRSPDGAIQEFKSGLHHLARAQPGIALIPVYLQNLSRILPKGESLPVPLLGSLSVGPALALAEGEDKAAFLARARAAVQQLAA from the coding sequence ATGAAGGATTTCGTCGCCTGGTTGGTTCGTGTCGTCTGCGGCGTCCGCCTGTTGCCGGCAGAAGCCCTGCCCGCCGGACCGGCCATCTTCTTCGCCAACCATTCCAGCCATCTGGATTTTGTGGCCATCTGGGCGGCGCTGCCCGCGACCGTGAGGGCCCGCACCCGTCCGGTGGCCGGACGCGACTATTGGGAGAAGACAAAACTGCGCCGGCGCATCGCCGAGGGTTTCTTCAACGCCGTGCTCATCGAGCGCCAGCGCGTGACCGTCGCCAACAATCCGCTGGCGGCGATGACCGCCGCGCTCGCGGCCGGCGATTCGCTGATCGTGTTTCCCGAGGGCACGCGCAGCCCCGACGGGGCGATCCAGGAATTCAAATCCGGCCTGCATCACCTCGCCCGGGCCCAGCCGGGCATCGCGCTCATCCCGGTCTATCTGCAAAACCTGAGCCGCATCCTGCCGAAAGGCGAAAGCCTGCCCGTGCCGCTGCTCGGGAGCCTGTCCGTCGGTCCGGCCCTGGCGCTCGCCGAGGGTGAGGACAAGGCCGCCTTTCTGGCCCGCGCCCGGGCCGCGGTGCAGCAGCTCGCCGCCTGA
- a CDS encoding CDP-alcohol phosphatidyltransferase family protein → MASIYDIKPAFQNLLRPLTRALAGAGVTANQVTVAAAALSAAVGACIWLWPAARWPLLLLPGFLFVRMALNAIDGMLAREHNMKSRLGAVLNEIGDVLADTALYLPLAGVAGFSPWLVVVITILAIVSEMTGVVAVQIGASRRYDGPMGKSDRAFVFGLLTLLLGLGVPPGDWLLWAQVLVGALLVVTIMRRARRALAEAG, encoded by the coding sequence ATGGCCTCGATCTACGACATCAAGCCCGCGTTCCAAAACCTGTTGCGCCCGCTGACCCGCGCGCTGGCCGGCGCCGGCGTCACCGCCAATCAGGTCACCGTCGCGGCGGCGGCGCTTTCCGCCGCTGTCGGCGCCTGCATCTGGCTTTGGCCAGCGGCCCGCTGGCCGTTGCTGCTGCTCCCGGGATTCCTGTTTGTGCGCATGGCCCTCAACGCCATCGACGGTATGCTGGCGCGCGAGCACAACATGAAGTCCCGCCTCGGCGCCGTGCTGAACGAGATCGGCGACGTGCTGGCCGACACCGCGCTCTACCTGCCGCTGGCCGGCGTGGCTGGTTTCTCTCCGTGGCTGGTGGTCGTCATCACCATCCTCGCCATCGTCAGCGAAATGACCGGCGTCGTCGCCGTGCAGATCGGCGCCTCGCGTCGCTACGACGGCCCGATGGGCAAGAGCGACCGGGCTTTCGTGTTCGGCCTGCTGACCCTGCTGCTCGGCCTCGGCGTGCCCCCGGGTGACTGGCTGCTCTGGGCGCAGGTGCTGGTCGGGGCGCTCCTGGTGGTCACGATCATGCGCCGCGCCCGCCGGGCGCTGGCGGAGGCCGGATGA
- the hrpB gene encoding ATP-dependent helicase HrpB — translation MPEPRDLPIYELEDRIVAAVRAQGRLIVQAPTGSGKSTQVPQMLLHHGLLGQGEVVVLQPRRLAARMLAKRVAEEVGTRLGDVVGYQIRLDSRVSEQTRIRFVTEGILLRQMSFDPTLRGISAIVFDEFHERHLYGDISLARALQIQQAQRPDLKIVVMSATLDTVQLKGYLAPCEVLTSQGRTFPVQVEYLSKSVDFEHDPVWAVATRECERVAARTTGDLLVFMPGAYEISRTVQDVQGSHALRGFVCFPLHGELPPDQQDRAVARYDTRKIIVSTNVAETSLTIDGVTAVVDCGLARVARYDPHRGINTLLIEKISVASSDQRAGRAGRTAPGVCVRLWTENEHARRPLQELPEVKRLDLAEVVLTLKAAGIDDIANFPWLEKPEPKSLERAETLLEDLGALHLAGLERSDNVDHAFAGTAQTRLLKITPVGRKMLRFPMHPRYARMFLAAQDYGCVRSVALMAALTQGRNFLLRNVDKRTQEARDDLFGEEHESDFFLLMRAWRYADKANYNADACRRLGIHIQGVRQVGPLYEQFLEIAQAEKLDVAEKRIDGVAVRKCVLLGFSDHLARRLDQGTLRCELVHKRKGVLARESCIQEAPLLVAAEITEIESRGEVNTLLNLCTAVEEAWLKELFPEDFSDAGGVTYDPTMRRVLARKERKFRDLVLESKQTAEEPPDGEAAAILAREVMAGNIVLTEWNEAVEQWIVRVNCLAKWWPELEVNPITDADRATLIEQICYGSHGARELKDKPVMPVLRDWLLAEQLAVLDDYLPERLVMANGRKARLTYHKEGPPVLSARIQELYGVSSKFTLGHGRVTVKIEVLAPNQRPIQVTDDLSNFWKEQYPKIKPELSRRYPRHEWR, via the coding sequence ATGCCTGAGCCGCGCGACCTGCCCATCTATGAACTCGAGGACCGCATCGTCGCGGCGGTGCGGGCGCAGGGTCGGCTCATCGTGCAGGCGCCGACCGGATCGGGCAAATCCACGCAGGTGCCGCAGATGCTGCTCCATCACGGGCTGCTGGGCCAGGGCGAGGTCGTGGTGCTCCAGCCGCGCCGGCTCGCCGCCCGGATGCTGGCGAAGCGCGTGGCCGAGGAGGTGGGCACGCGGCTGGGCGACGTGGTCGGCTACCAGATCCGGCTGGATTCGCGGGTGTCGGAGCAGACGCGCATCCGCTTCGTGACCGAAGGCATTTTGCTCCGGCAGATGTCGTTTGATCCGACGCTGCGCGGCATCAGCGCCATCGTGTTCGACGAGTTTCACGAGCGGCATCTCTATGGCGACATTTCGTTGGCACGAGCCCTGCAGATCCAGCAGGCGCAGCGACCGGACCTGAAGATCGTGGTGATGTCGGCCACGCTTGATACGGTGCAGCTCAAGGGTTACCTCGCGCCGTGTGAGGTGCTGACCTCGCAGGGCCGGACGTTTCCGGTGCAGGTGGAATACCTGTCCAAGTCGGTGGATTTCGAGCACGACCCTGTGTGGGCGGTCGCCACGCGCGAATGCGAACGCGTTGCCGCGCGCACCACGGGCGACCTCCTTGTCTTCATGCCCGGGGCCTACGAAATCAGCCGCACGGTGCAGGATGTGCAGGGTTCGCATGCGCTGCGCGGGTTCGTGTGCTTTCCGCTGCATGGCGAGCTGCCGCCGGACCAGCAGGACCGCGCCGTGGCGCGCTACGACACCCGGAAGATCATCGTCTCGACCAATGTGGCCGAGACCTCGCTCACGATTGATGGCGTGACCGCGGTCGTGGACTGCGGCCTCGCGCGGGTCGCCCGCTACGATCCGCACCGGGGCATCAACACGCTGCTCATTGAGAAAATTTCCGTGGCGTCATCCGACCAGCGGGCCGGCCGCGCGGGGCGCACGGCGCCGGGCGTGTGCGTGCGGTTGTGGACGGAGAACGAGCATGCGCGGCGTCCGTTGCAGGAGCTGCCCGAGGTGAAGCGACTCGATCTCGCCGAGGTGGTGCTGACGCTGAAGGCCGCGGGCATCGACGACATTGCCAACTTTCCCTGGCTGGAGAAACCCGAGCCGAAGTCGTTGGAGCGCGCCGAAACTTTGCTCGAAGACTTGGGCGCGCTGCACCTAGCCGGGTTGGAGCGCAGCGACAACGTGGACCACGCTTTCGCCGGGACGGCTCAAACGCGGCTACTGAAGATTACTCCCGTCGGCCGGAAGATGCTGCGTTTCCCGATGCATCCGCGTTACGCCCGCATGTTCCTCGCGGCGCAGGACTACGGCTGCGTGCGCTCGGTGGCGCTGATGGCGGCGTTGACGCAGGGGCGGAATTTTCTCCTGCGCAACGTGGACAAGCGCACGCAGGAGGCGCGCGACGACCTCTTTGGCGAGGAACATGAGTCCGACTTCTTCCTGCTGATGCGGGCGTGGCGCTACGCGGACAAGGCGAACTACAATGCCGACGCCTGCCGCCGGCTGGGCATCCACATCCAGGGCGTGCGGCAGGTCGGACCGCTCTACGAACAGTTCCTGGAGATTGCGCAGGCGGAGAAACTGGACGTCGCCGAGAAGCGCATCGACGGCGTGGCGGTGCGGAAGTGCGTGCTGCTCGGCTTCAGCGACCACCTGGCACGCCGCCTCGACCAGGGCACCCTGCGCTGCGAACTCGTCCACAAGCGGAAGGGCGTGCTCGCCCGCGAGAGCTGCATCCAGGAGGCCCCGCTCCTCGTGGCGGCCGAAATCACTGAGATCGAGAGCCGCGGCGAGGTGAACACCCTGCTCAATCTTTGCACCGCGGTGGAGGAGGCGTGGCTCAAGGAGCTTTTCCCCGAGGATTTCAGCGATGCCGGCGGCGTGACCTACGACCCGACGATGCGCCGCGTGCTGGCGCGCAAGGAGCGGAAGTTCCGCGACCTCGTGCTCGAATCCAAACAGACGGCCGAGGAGCCGCCGGACGGCGAGGCCGCGGCGATTCTGGCCCGCGAGGTCATGGCCGGAAACATCGTGCTCACCGAATGGAACGAAGCCGTCGAGCAGTGGATCGTGCGGGTGAACTGCCTGGCCAAGTGGTGGCCGGAGCTGGAGGTCAACCCGATCACCGACGCCGACCGCGCCACGCTGATCGAGCAAATTTGCTACGGCAGCCACGGAGCCCGTGAGCTGAAGGACAAACCCGTGATGCCGGTCCTGCGCGACTGGCTGCTGGCCGAACAACTGGCCGTGCTCGACGATTACCTGCCCGAGCGGCTGGTGATGGCGAACGGCCGCAAGGCGCGCCTCACCTACCACAAGGAAGGGCCGCCAGTGTTGAGCGCGCGGATTCAGGAGCTTTACGGCGTCAGCTCGAAGTTCACCCTTGGCCATGGGCGGGTGACGGTGAAGATCGAGGTCCTCGCGCCCAACCAACGCCCGATCCAGGTAACCGACGACCTGAGCAATTTTTGGAAGGAACAGTATCCCAAGATCAAGCCCGAGCTCAGCCGCCGTTACCCCCGTCACGAGTGGCGGTGA
- the typA gene encoding translational GTPase TypA, giving the protein MNQNIRNIAIIAHVDHGKTTLVDKLLQEGGVYRANQQVQERAMDSMDLEKEKGITIKAKNTSVHWGDKIINILDTPGHADFGGEVERALRMVDGVLLVIDAYDGPQAQTRFVLRKALAHGLKVVIVINKIDRDNADPVKMYDKVLELLMELNATEEQFDAPVVYGSGRDGYMMYKLGDRKENMTPLFQTIIDHVPPPFAKPDNPFHMLVSNIDWSDYVGRIAVGKILGGTIKVGDPVFVLRHAENGKKIRAKITKIFEFTGLGQREVDVAHAGNIIGLSGFEDVDIGDTLDIREDAHPLPFQQIDPPTLEMQFSVNDGPLVGQEGKLVTSRQLRERLMRELKVNVSIQIEDSDKAGVFNVKARGAMQVAVLVETMRREGFELLVSRPTVIERKGPNGERLEPYETVWVEVPDECVGVVMQNLANRKGRLTNMEKLAHSTMIEAVITTRGLIGMEIDVVNATSGRGVTSHLFKEYGPYAGEVLTRITGTLIATEAGETTSYALVMCQERGKLFVNPGELVYEGMIVGENPRNEDIAINAVREKKLTNFRSQGEGVAAGLTPATKLSLERSIEYIAADELLEVTPKNLRLRKRILNNAARQKAVKQSKQGDE; this is encoded by the coding sequence ATGAACCAGAACATCCGCAATATCGCGATCATCGCCCACGTTGACCACGGCAAGACCACGCTCGTGGACAAGCTCCTCCAGGAGGGCGGTGTCTACCGCGCCAACCAGCAGGTCCAGGAGCGCGCCATGGACTCCATGGACCTCGAAAAGGAGAAGGGCATCACGATCAAGGCCAAGAACACCTCGGTCCACTGGGGCGACAAGATCATCAACATCCTCGACACCCCCGGCCACGCCGACTTCGGCGGCGAGGTCGAGCGCGCCCTCCGCATGGTGGACGGCGTGCTCCTCGTGATCGACGCCTATGACGGCCCCCAGGCCCAGACCCGCTTCGTGCTCCGCAAGGCCCTCGCCCACGGCCTCAAGGTCGTGATCGTGATCAACAAGATCGACCGCGACAACGCCGACCCGGTGAAGATGTATGACAAGGTTCTGGAGCTCCTCATGGAGCTCAACGCCACCGAGGAGCAGTTCGACGCCCCCGTGGTTTACGGCTCCGGACGCGACGGCTACATGATGTATAAGCTCGGCGACCGGAAGGAGAACATGACGCCTCTCTTCCAGACGATCATCGACCACGTCCCGCCGCCGTTCGCCAAGCCCGACAATCCTTTCCACATGCTCGTCTCCAACATCGATTGGAGCGACTACGTGGGCCGTATTGCTGTCGGCAAGATCCTCGGCGGCACCATCAAGGTCGGCGACCCGGTCTTCGTCCTGCGCCACGCCGAGAACGGCAAAAAGATCCGCGCCAAGATCACCAAGATTTTCGAATTCACCGGCCTCGGCCAGCGCGAGGTGGATGTCGCCCATGCCGGCAACATCATCGGCCTCTCCGGCTTCGAGGACGTGGACATCGGCGACACCCTCGATATCCGCGAGGACGCCCATCCCCTGCCCTTCCAGCAGATCGATCCGCCGACCCTCGAGATGCAGTTCTCCGTCAACGACGGCCCGCTCGTCGGCCAGGAAGGCAAGCTCGTCACCTCGCGCCAGCTGCGCGAGCGCCTGATGCGCGAGCTCAAGGTCAACGTTTCCATCCAGATCGAGGACTCCGACAAGGCCGGCGTGTTCAACGTCAAGGCCCGCGGCGCCATGCAGGTGGCCGTGCTGGTCGAGACGATGCGCCGCGAGGGCTTCGAGCTCCTCGTGTCCCGCCCGACCGTCATCGAACGCAAGGGTCCGAACGGCGAGCGCCTCGAGCCCTACGAGACCGTGTGGGTCGAGGTGCCCGACGAGTGCGTCGGCGTCGTCATGCAAAACCTGGCCAACCGCAAGGGCCGCCTGACCAACATGGAGAAGCTGGCGCACTCCACGATGATCGAGGCCGTCATCACCACCCGTGGCCTCATCGGCATGGAGATCGACGTCGTCAACGCCACCAGCGGCCGAGGCGTCACCAGCCATCTCTTCAAGGAGTACGGCCCCTACGCCGGCGAGGTGCTCACCCGCATCACCGGCACGCTCATCGCGACCGAAGCCGGCGAGACCACCTCTTACGCCCTCGTCATGTGCCAGGAGCGCGGCAAGCTCTTCGTCAACCCCGGCGAGCTCGTCTATGAGGGCATGATCGTCGGCGAGAATCCCCGCAACGAGGACATCGCCATCAACGCCGTCCGCGAGAAGAAGCTCACCAACTTCCGTTCCCAGGGCGAAGGCGTCGCCGCCGGCCTCACGCCCGCGACCAAGCTCTCGCTCGAGCGCTCGATCGAATACATCGCCGCCGACGAGCTCTTGGAGGTCACGCCGAAGAACCTGCGCCTCCGCAAACGCATCCTCAACAACGCCGCCCGCCAGAAGGCGGTAAAGCAGTCGAAGCAGGGCGACGAGTAA
- a CDS encoding D-arabinono-1,4-lactone oxidase: MKLPDWHRHNWSGHLDYRAARFHQPTSVPQVQALVRDAAQVRVIGSRHCFNDIADTTGDMLWLGHLDVPVTIDAVRRRAVIHAGMTYEALCPQLQAAGFALPNLASLKHITVIGAVTTATHGSGNAFGNLATAVVGMEFVNAAGELVELTRERDGDTFRGAVVNLGALGVVTRLTLDLEPAYLVQQDNYERLPFADVFAHFDEITAAGDSVSLFPTWQHDWVDTMWVKRRVPNLTPERVPDRIFGAALASAQPSGAPPTDRTLTPFAKPGIWHERLPHYELHDPTGLGNELQSEYFIPRRHAVSAIRAVLALRQELAPILGLSEIRTIRADDLWLSSAYGEDAVGIHFNWQKKWVGIEPFLPVLENALAPFGARPHLGKLFAMSAERLAEVYPRWRDFSDLVRRFDPTGKFRNRFVERCVLGA, from the coding sequence ATGAAACTCCCCGATTGGCACCGGCACAACTGGTCCGGCCACCTTGACTACCGCGCCGCGCGTTTTCACCAGCCCACCTCCGTGCCCCAAGTGCAGGCTCTCGTGCGCGACGCCGCGCAGGTGCGCGTCATCGGCTCGCGGCACTGTTTCAACGACATCGCCGACACGACCGGTGATATGCTCTGGCTCGGTCACCTGGATGTCCCGGTTACGATCGATGCAGTCCGCCGCCGGGCGGTCATCCACGCGGGGATGACCTACGAGGCGCTCTGCCCGCAGTTGCAGGCGGCCGGTTTTGCCCTGCCGAACCTGGCTTCGCTGAAACACATCACCGTCATCGGTGCGGTGACCACGGCCACGCACGGATCCGGTAACGCATTCGGCAATCTTGCGACGGCGGTGGTCGGCATGGAGTTCGTGAATGCTGCGGGCGAACTTGTCGAACTGACCCGCGAGCGCGACGGCGACACGTTCCGCGGCGCGGTCGTCAACCTCGGCGCGCTCGGCGTGGTCACGCGCCTGACGCTCGACTTGGAACCGGCCTATCTGGTGCAGCAGGACAACTATGAGCGGCTGCCCTTCGCCGACGTATTCGCGCATTTCGACGAGATCACCGCCGCGGGCGACAGCGTGAGCCTGTTTCCGACCTGGCAGCACGACTGGGTGGACACGATGTGGGTGAAGCGGCGCGTGCCGAACCTGACTCCCGAGCGCGTGCCCGACCGGATCTTTGGGGCGGCTCTGGCATCCGCCCAACCCTCCGGTGCGCCGCCCACGGACCGCACGCTCACGCCGTTTGCCAAGCCGGGCATCTGGCACGAGCGCCTGCCGCACTACGAACTCCACGATCCCACCGGACTGGGCAACGAGTTGCAGAGCGAGTATTTCATCCCGCGCCGCCATGCCGTTTCCGCCATCCGGGCGGTGTTGGCGCTACGGCAGGAACTGGCACCAATTTTGGGGCTGTCGGAAATCCGCACCATCCGCGCCGACGATCTCTGGCTGAGCTCCGCCTACGGGGAGGATGCGGTCGGCATACATTTCAACTGGCAGAAGAAGTGGGTCGGGATCGAGCCGTTCCTGCCCGTGCTGGAAAATGCGCTGGCACCCTTCGGCGCCCGCCCGCATCTCGGCAAGCTGTTCGCCATGTCCGCCGAGCGACTCGCCGAGGTTTACCCGCGCTGGCGTGATTTTAGCGACCTCGTTCGTCGCTTCGATCCCACCGGCAAGTTCCGCAATCGTTTCGTGGAACGCTGCGTTCTCGGGGCCTGA